The Flavobacterium sp. 123 genome contains a region encoding:
- a CDS encoding peptidase U32 family protein, whose translation MTLTNKIELMAPAGNFESLQAGLDNGADSVYFGVEQLNMRARATVNFTMDDLPEIAKRCEAKNVRSYLTLNTIIYDHDLSVVKTLLNKAKEANITAVIASDQAVIAMARSIGMEVHISTQLNVTNIETIKFYSLFADTMVLSRELSLRQVKKITEQIEKEQIKGPNGNLVEIEIFGHGALCMAVSGKCYLSLHSNNSSANRGACKQNCRKKYTVIDQETGFEIEVDNEYLMSPKDLCTLDFLDQVIDSGIQVLKIEGRGRAPEYVATVIKTYREAIDSYYDGSFSKEKVTLWMEALNTVYNRGFWSGYYLGQELGEWSDVSGSMATQKKVYVGKGTHYFPKATIGQFKIEAYDIKLGDKILVTGPSTGAKEMIIEEMYVNDKVADKATKGDDCTFKLPFRIRMSDKLYKIVEA comes from the coding sequence ATGACATTGACGAACAAAATAGAGCTTATGGCTCCCGCTGGGAACTTTGAGTCTTTACAAGCTGGGTTAGATAATGGCGCTGATTCTGTTTACTTTGGTGTAGAACAATTGAACATGCGCGCTCGTGCTACCGTGAATTTCACTATGGATGATTTGCCCGAAATTGCAAAACGTTGTGAGGCTAAAAATGTGCGAAGCTACCTAACATTAAATACCATTATTTACGATCATGACTTATCGGTTGTAAAAACATTATTGAATAAAGCAAAAGAAGCAAATATTACTGCGGTTATTGCTTCGGACCAAGCGGTTATTGCTATGGCGAGAAGCATTGGGATGGAGGTTCACATTTCTACTCAGTTAAATGTTACGAATATTGAAACCATAAAATTCTATAGTTTATTTGCAGATACGATGGTTTTGAGCCGTGAATTGAGTTTGCGTCAAGTAAAAAAAATCACGGAACAAATCGAAAAAGAACAAATTAAAGGCCCAAACGGAAATTTAGTAGAAATCGAAATTTTTGGACACGGTGCATTGTGTATGGCCGTATCAGGAAAATGTTATTTGAGTTTACACTCCAATAATTCTTCTGCAAATCGTGGTGCTTGCAAACAAAATTGTCGAAAAAAATATACCGTTATTGACCAAGAAACTGGCTTTGAAATCGAAGTTGATAATGAATATTTAATGTCGCCAAAGGATTTATGCACTTTAGACTTTCTAGACCAAGTAATTGATTCTGGTATTCAAGTCTTGAAAATCGAAGGTCGTGGTCGTGCTCCTGAATACGTTGCCACAGTCATCAAAACTTATCGTGAAGCCATTGATAGTTATTACGACGGAAGCTTTTCGAAAGAGAAAGTAACGCTTTGGATGGAAGCGTTGAATACCGTTTACAATCGTGGTTTTTGGTCTGGTTATTATCTGGGGCAAGAATTAGGCGAATGGAGCGATGTTTCTGGCTCAATGGCTACACAGAAAAAAGTCTATGTAGGTAAAGGCACCCATTATTTTCCGAAAGCAACTATTGGTCAATTCAAAATTGAAGCTTACGACATCAAACTTGGCGATAAAATTCTGGTAACAGGACCAAGTACTGGCGCAAAAGAAATGATTATTGAGGAAATGTATGTCAATGATAAAGTAGCTGACAAAGCTACCAAAGGAGATGATTGCACTTTCAAACTGCCTTTCAGAATCCGAATGTCTGACAAATTATATAAAATTGTGGAAGCCTAA
- a CDS encoding ferredoxin, with translation MVIVTLQRDKCIGCNYCVEMAPVQFQMSKKDGKSVLIHSQNAKGFFTLKSHDHSIVESCELAVKACPVKIITLKET, from the coding sequence ATGGTTATTGTTACGTTACAAAGAGACAAATGCATTGGCTGTAATTATTGCGTCGAAATGGCTCCAGTTCAGTTTCAAATGTCCAAGAAAGACGGAAAATCGGTTTTGATTCATTCCCAAAATGCCAAAGGTTTTTTTACCTTAAAATCACACGATCACAGTATTGTTGAAAGTTGTGAATTAGCCGTAAAAGCCTGTCCAGTCAAAATAATTACACTAAAAGAAACCTAA
- a CDS encoding regulatory iron-sulfur-containing complex subunit RicT — translation MACTSCSTSDGGSPKGCKNNGTCGTDSCNKLTVFDWLSNMSLPNGEAAFDCVEVRFKNGRKEFYRNTEKLTLSMGDIVATVASPGHDIGIVTLTGELVRIQMKKKGVNPNSNEVPKIYRKASQKDIDIWSVARDREEPMKVRARELAIAQKLEMKISDIEFQGDGSKATFYYTANDRVDFRLLIKDFAKEFSTRVEMKQVGFRQEAARLGGIGSCGRELCCSTWLTDFRSVNTSAARYQQLSLNPQKLAGQCGKLKCCLNYELDTYMDALKHFPDFDTKLITEKGDAICQKQDIFKGLMWFAYTNNFANWHVLKIDQVQEIIAENKLKNKVSALEDYAIEIVAEPEKNFNNAMGQESLTRFDQPKAKKKPNKKRRPSGENAAVENNNRPANPNQNNNNNRPNNNNNKRPNPANNKKPAEPRKPIIITKNVDKK, via the coding sequence ATGGCATGTACAAGTTGTTCAACTTCTGATGGTGGTTCACCTAAGGGTTGCAAAAATAATGGGACTTGCGGCACCGATAGCTGCAACAAATTAACGGTTTTCGACTGGCTCTCCAATATGAGTTTACCTAATGGCGAAGCCGCTTTTGACTGTGTGGAAGTTCGTTTCAAAAATGGAAGAAAAGAGTTTTATCGCAATACAGAAAAACTAACTTTAAGCATGGGAGATATTGTAGCCACGGTTGCTTCTCCTGGGCATGATATAGGAATTGTTACTTTGACGGGTGAGCTTGTTCGCATCCAAATGAAGAAAAAAGGGGTCAATCCAAACAGTAATGAAGTTCCAAAAATTTATAGAAAAGCATCTCAAAAAGACATCGATATTTGGTCTGTAGCTCGTGATCGTGAAGAACCAATGAAAGTTCGCGCACGTGAATTGGCCATAGCCCAAAAACTAGAAATGAAAATTTCAGATATTGAATTTCAAGGCGACGGTTCTAAAGCGACTTTTTACTATACGGCAAATGACAGAGTCGATTTTAGATTATTAATTAAAGATTTTGCCAAAGAATTCAGTACTCGAGTAGAAATGAAACAAGTAGGCTTTCGCCAAGAAGCTGCTCGTTTAGGAGGAATTGGTTCTTGCGGAAGAGAATTATGTTGTTCGACTTGGTTAACAGATTTTAGAAGCGTAAATACTTCTGCGGCGCGTTACCAACAATTGTCTTTGAATCCTCAAAAACTTGCTGGACAATGCGGCAAACTGAAGTGTTGTTTGAACTATGAATTAGACACTTACATGGATGCGTTGAAGCATTTTCCAGATTTTGACACCAAACTTATTACCGAAAAAGGAGATGCTATTTGTCAAAAACAAGATATTTTCAAAGGACTGATGTGGTTTGCTTACACCAATAATTTTGCTAATTGGCATGTATTAAAAATAGACCAGGTTCAAGAAATTATTGCTGAAAACAAACTAAAAAATAAAGTTTCGGCACTAGAAGATTATGCAATTGAAATTGTTGCAGAACCAGAGAAAAACTTTAATAATGCGATGGGACAAGAAAGTTTAACGCGTTTTGATCAGCCAAAAGCGAAGAAAAAACCAAATAAAAAACGCAGACCTTCAGGAGAAAATGCTGCCGTTGAAAACAACAACAGACCAGCAAATCCAAACCAAAACAACAACAATAATAGACCAAACAATAATAACAATAAACGTCCGAATCCTGCAAATAATAAAAAACCTGCAGAACCAAGAAAACCAATAATTATTACTAAAAATGTCGATAAAAAATAG
- a CDS encoding gliding motility lipoprotein GldH — MSIKNSALLLLVATLFFSCDKKRVFDEYKSVGSAWHKDSIVTFNLPELDSTKRYNLFVTLRDNNNYPFNNLFLIVALEMPNGFTKVDTLEYQMANPDGSLLGDGFTDIKESKLFYKENVRFRGKYKVYVKQAVRETGKVPGVELLEGITDVGFRIEKKE; from the coding sequence ATGTCGATAAAAAATAGTGCTTTATTGCTTTTAGTTGCAACACTTTTTTTTTCTTGTGATAAAAAAAGAGTTTTTGATGAATACAAATCTGTTGGGAGTGCTTGGCACAAAGACAGTATTGTAACTTTCAATTTACCAGAATTAGACTCGACAAAACGATACAATTTATTTGTAACTTTGAGAGACAACAACAATTATCCATTTAATAATTTGTTCTTAATTGTAGCTTTAGAAATGCCAAATGGTTTTACTAAAGTTGACACATTAGAATACCAAATGGCTAATCCAGATGGTTCATTACTTGGTGATGGATTCACTGATATTAAAGAAAGTAAATTGTTTTACAAAGAAAATGTACGTTTCAGAGGAAAGTATAAAGTATATGTAAAACAAGCGGTAAGAGAAACTGGAAAAGTTCCGGGAGTAGAACTTCTAGAAGGAATTACAGATGTAGGTTTTAGAATAGAAAAAAAAGAATAG
- a CDS encoding penicillin-binding protein 1A: MAIRKNNNQLNNTEKDIKYYSKKFWKVFLYTMGGLALFFLFASWGLFGSMPSFEDLENPDSNLATEIISADGVVIGKYFEKNRSQLKYSDLPKNLVQALVATEDARFYEHSGIDGRGTMRALLSLGTSGGASTLTQQLAKQLFHGEGSKFLPFRIVQKAKEWIIAIRLERQYTKNEIIAMYCNVYDFGNNSVGVSSAAKTYFSKEPKDLTIDESAILVGMFKNSGLYNPVRNPEGVTNRRNVVLLQMEKAGIINESQKLKLQRLPIKLNFKLESHKDGTATYFREYLRDYMKKWVEENKKPDGSDYDIYKDGLKIYTTIDSRMQLHAEEAVEAHMANLQEEFFNQAKDNKNAPFVNISEAETQRIIDKAMRASSRWNIMESMDKSEDEIIASFKQKTKMTVFTWKGERDTIMTPLDSIRYYKHFLQSGLMAMEPQTGNIKAWVGGINYKYFQYDHVGQGARQVGSTFKPFVYATAIEQLNMSPCDSILDGPFMIRKGRHHVTEDWEPRNSDNKYRGMVTLKKGLANSINTISAKLIDKTGPEAVVELTHKLGVTSEIPVQPSIALGAVEITVEDMVAAYSTFANQGVYVKPQFLTKIEDKSGVVIYEPIPESHDVLNKDIAFAVIKLLEGVTEGGSGERLRTQGGGNGDNRWTGYPYMFTNPIAGKTGTTQNQSDGWFMGMVPNLVTGVWVGCEDRSARFKSLTYGQGATAALPIWGYFMKKCYDDPDLHVSKEPFERPANLSIKVDCYTAPKVVKDSTAVEEQSTEEFGL, translated from the coding sequence ATGGCTATCAGAAAAAACAACAATCAGCTTAATAATACTGAAAAAGACATCAAATATTATTCAAAGAAATTTTGGAAAGTTTTCTTGTATACCATGGGAGGACTTGCTTTATTCTTCCTATTTGCTTCTTGGGGACTTTTTGGTTCAATGCCTTCCTTCGAAGATTTAGAAAATCCAGATTCCAATTTAGCCACAGAAATCATCTCGGCTGACGGAGTAGTTATTGGAAAGTATTTTGAAAAAAACAGGTCTCAATTAAAATACTCTGACTTACCAAAAAACTTGGTTCAAGCATTAGTAGCTACCGAAGATGCTCGCTTTTATGAACATTCAGGAATTGATGGAAGAGGAACAATGAGAGCCCTTTTGAGTTTAGGAACTAGCGGTGGGGCGAGTACGTTAACCCAGCAATTAGCCAAACAATTATTCCATGGTGAAGGGTCTAAATTTTTACCTTTTAGAATTGTACAAAAAGCCAAAGAATGGATTATTGCTATTCGATTAGAAAGACAATACACTAAAAATGAAATCATTGCAATGTATTGCAACGTCTATGATTTTGGGAACAACTCTGTAGGAGTAAGCTCTGCAGCAAAAACCTACTTTTCAAAAGAACCAAAAGATTTAACCATTGACGAATCAGCGATATTAGTTGGAATGTTCAAAAATTCAGGTTTATATAATCCTGTTAGAAATCCTGAAGGCGTTACCAATAGAAGAAACGTAGTGCTTTTACAAATGGAAAAAGCAGGCATTATTAATGAATCTCAAAAATTAAAATTACAACGTTTACCTATCAAATTGAATTTCAAATTAGAAAGTCATAAAGACGGAACGGCAACTTATTTTAGAGAATATTTACGTGATTACATGAAAAAATGGGTAGAAGAAAACAAAAAACCCGACGGATCAGATTACGATATTTATAAAGACGGATTGAAAATCTACACCACTATTGATTCCAGAATGCAACTACATGCTGAAGAAGCAGTTGAAGCACATATGGCAAACCTTCAGGAGGAATTTTTCAATCAAGCAAAAGACAATAAAAACGCGCCTTTTGTTAATATTTCTGAGGCGGAAACCCAACGAATTATTGATAAAGCCATGAGAGCATCTTCTCGTTGGAACATAATGGAATCTATGGACAAAAGCGAGGACGAAATTATAGCTTCGTTCAAACAAAAAACAAAAATGACTGTATTCACCTGGAAAGGAGAAAGAGATACAATCATGACACCATTAGATTCAATCCGTTATTATAAACACTTTCTTCAATCTGGGCTTATGGCAATGGAACCTCAAACCGGTAACATCAAAGCTTGGGTAGGTGGAATCAATTACAAATATTTTCAATACGATCACGTTGGGCAAGGCGCTAGACAAGTAGGTTCTACTTTTAAACCTTTCGTTTATGCAACAGCAATCGAACAATTGAATATGTCTCCTTGCGATTCTATACTTGATGGTCCGTTTATGATTAGAAAAGGTCGTCATCATGTAACCGAAGATTGGGAGCCTAGAAACTCTGACAATAAATACAGAGGAATGGTTACGCTAAAAAAAGGTCTTGCCAATTCTATCAATACAATTTCAGCAAAATTAATAGACAAAACAGGTCCAGAAGCCGTTGTGGAATTAACGCATAAACTTGGCGTTACTTCTGAAATTCCTGTTCAACCTTCTATAGCGCTTGGAGCCGTGGAAATTACTGTAGAAGATATGGTAGCGGCATACAGCACATTTGCTAATCAAGGAGTCTATGTAAAACCACAATTTCTAACTAAAATTGAAGATAAAAGTGGTGTAGTTATCTATGAACCTATTCCAGAATCACATGATGTTTTAAATAAAGACATCGCCTTTGCAGTTATTAAATTACTTGAAGGAGTTACTGAAGGAGGATCTGGAGAACGTTTAAGAACCCAAGGTGGCGGGAATGGTGACAACCGTTGGACTGGCTATCCGTATATGTTCACCAACCCAATTGCAGGAAAAACAGGTACTACTCAAAACCAATCTGACGGATGGTTTATGGGTATGGTTCCTAATTTAGTTACTGGAGTTTGGGTAGGATGCGAAGATCGTTCGGCACGTTTCAAAAGCCTAACTTATGGTCAAGGAGCTACGGCTGCCCTTCCTATTTGGGGTTATTTTATGAAAAAATGCTATGATGACCCAGATCTTCATGTATCAAAAGAACCTTTCGAAAGACCTGCTAATCTTTCTATAAAAGTAGATTGTTACACCGCACCTAAAGTCGTTAAAGACTCCACTGCGGTAGAAGAACAGAGCACTGAAGAGTTTGGATTGTAG
- a CDS encoding CoA transferase subunit A, with translation MINKKVNSVHEALRGIENGMTIMLGGFGLCGIPENSIAELVKKQTKNLTCISNNAGVDDFGLGLLLQQKQIKKMISSYVGENAEFERQMLSGELEVDLIPQGTLAERCRAAQTGIPAFFTPAGFGTEVAIGKETREFNGKMHVMELAFKADFAIVKAWKGDTAGNLIFKGTARNFNPCMAGAAKITIAEVEELVEAGTLDPNQIHTPGIFVQRIFQGEKYEKRIEKRTVRKRE, from the coding sequence ATGATAAACAAAAAAGTAAACTCAGTCCATGAAGCCCTTCGAGGCATTGAAAACGGAATGACAATCATGCTTGGTGGTTTTGGATTATGTGGTATTCCTGAAAATTCCATTGCCGAATTGGTAAAAAAACAAACCAAAAATCTAACTTGTATTTCAAATAATGCAGGCGTTGACGATTTTGGATTGGGATTGCTTTTACAGCAAAAACAAATCAAAAAAATGATTTCTTCCTATGTAGGAGAAAATGCTGAATTTGAACGCCAAATGCTTTCCGGCGAACTCGAAGTAGACCTTATTCCTCAAGGAACACTGGCAGAACGTTGTCGCGCTGCACAAACTGGAATCCCCGCTTTTTTTACACCAGCAGGCTTCGGAACCGAAGTTGCCATTGGTAAAGAAACACGAGAATTTAACGGAAAAATGCACGTAATGGAATTGGCCTTCAAAGCTGATTTTGCCATTGTAAAAGCTTGGAAAGGCGACACCGCAGGAAACTTAATCTTTAAAGGAACTGCCCGCAACTTCAATCCTTGTATGGCAGGTGCCGCAAAAATAACCATCGCCGAAGTTGAAGAACTAGTTGAGGCTGGAACTTTAGATCCCAATCAAATTCACACTCCTGGCATATTTGTACAACGTATTTTTCAAGGCGAGAAATACGAAAAAAGGATTGAAAAAAGAACGGTTAGGAAAAGAGAATAG
- a CDS encoding CoA transferase subunit B, which translates to MALTKEDIAKRIAQELKDGFFVNLGIGIPTLVANYIPKGINVEFQSENGVLGMGPFPFEGEEDADLINAGKQTITTLAGASFFDSALSFGMIRGQHVDLTILGAMEVAENGDIANWKIPGKMVKGMGGAMDLVASAENIIVAMMHVNKAGESKILKKCTLPLTGVACVKKVVTEFAVLEVTPKGFKLLERAPGISVEHIIASTEAELIIDGEIPEMVID; encoded by the coding sequence ATGGCTTTAACAAAAGAAGACATCGCAAAACGAATAGCCCAAGAATTAAAAGATGGTTTTTTTGTAAACCTAGGCATCGGTATTCCAACCTTAGTAGCAAACTATATTCCAAAAGGAATTAATGTGGAATTTCAAAGTGAAAATGGTGTTCTCGGCATGGGACCTTTTCCCTTTGAAGGCGAAGAAGACGCTGATTTAATCAATGCCGGAAAACAAACTATTACAACATTAGCCGGAGCTTCTTTTTTTGATTCTGCTTTGAGTTTCGGAATGATTCGGGGACAACATGTGGATTTAACCATTCTTGGCGCCATGGAAGTTGCTGAAAATGGAGATATTGCCAACTGGAAAATTCCTGGAAAAATGGTCAAAGGAATGGGCGGCGCAATGGATCTAGTTGCTTCTGCTGAAAACATTATCGTAGCCATGATGCATGTCAACAAAGCTGGCGAATCTAAAATTCTGAAAAAATGTACTTTGCCATTGACCGGAGTTGCTTGCGTAAAAAAAGTAGTCACCGAATTTGCCGTTCTCGAAGTAACACCAAAAGGTTTTAAACTCTTAGAACGCGCACCAGGGATTTCTGTAGAACACATCATCGCCTCCACCGAAGCGGAATTAATTATTGATGGTGAAATTCCAGAAATGGTGATAGATTAA
- a CDS encoding fumarate hydratase, with product MDFIYQDPYPILKDDTQYRKISSDYVKLEKLGDREILTVDPKGLELLSQEAMKDVSFMLRTSHLEKLKAILDDPEATDNDRFVAYNLLQNAAVAIEGELPSCQDTGTAIVMAKKGENVYTGVDDAEWLSKGIFNTYQERNLRYSQIVPISMFEEKNSGSNLPAQIDIYAKKGASYEFLFLAKGGGSANKTYLYQQTKSLLNEKSMDAFVRAKIMDLGTSACPPYHLAFVIGGTSAEANLAAVKKASAGYFDNLPTSGNMAGQAFRDLEWEKRIQLICQESHIGAQFGGKYFTHDVRVIRLPRHAASCPVGLGVSCSADRNIKGKITKDGIFVEQLEVNPKRLLPATPPHLEEAVEIDLNQPMADILKKLSQYPIKTRLKLNGTLIVARDIAHAKIKELLDAGKPMPEYFKNHPVYYAGPAKTPEGMASGSFGPTTAGRMDVYVDEFQKNGGSMVMLAKGNRTKEVMNACKTYGGFYLGSIGGPAAILAKENIISVEVVDFEELGMEAVRKITVKDFPAFIITDDKGNDFFENL from the coding sequence ATGGACTTTATATATCAGGATCCCTATCCTATTTTAAAAGACGATACTCAATATCGAAAAATTTCATCCGATTACGTAAAATTAGAAAAACTAGGTGATAGAGAAATCTTAACCGTTGATCCAAAAGGATTAGAATTGCTTTCGCAAGAAGCGATGAAAGATGTTTCTTTTATGTTGCGTACATCACATTTAGAAAAACTAAAAGCGATTTTAGATGATCCAGAAGCAACGGATAACGATCGTTTTGTGGCGTATAATTTATTGCAAAATGCCGCTGTAGCTATTGAAGGGGAATTACCATCTTGCCAAGATACAGGAACAGCAATTGTTATGGCCAAAAAAGGGGAGAATGTATATACTGGAGTGGATGATGCAGAATGGTTGTCAAAAGGGATTTTCAATACCTATCAAGAACGTAATTTAAGGTATTCGCAAATTGTTCCGATTAGTATGTTTGAGGAAAAAAACTCAGGTTCTAATCTTCCAGCTCAAATTGATATTTATGCTAAAAAAGGCGCGTCATATGAATTTTTGTTTTTAGCAAAAGGTGGAGGTTCTGCTAACAAAACTTATTTATACCAACAAACAAAATCGTTGTTGAATGAAAAATCAATGGATGCTTTTGTTCGTGCTAAAATCATGGATTTAGGAACTTCCGCTTGTCCACCATATCATTTGGCTTTTGTAATTGGAGGAACATCAGCCGAAGCAAATTTAGCTGCGGTAAAAAAAGCATCTGCTGGATATTTTGATAATTTACCTACTTCAGGAAACATGGCGGGTCAAGCTTTTCGTGATTTAGAGTGGGAAAAAAGAATACAATTAATTTGTCAAGAAAGTCATATTGGAGCGCAATTTGGAGGAAAATATTTTACCCATGATGTTCGCGTAATTCGTTTGCCTCGTCACGCTGCCTCTTGTCCAGTTGGATTAGGTGTTTCTTGTTCAGCTGATAGAAATATTAAAGGTAAAATTACTAAAGATGGAATTTTTGTAGAGCAATTAGAAGTAAATCCAAAACGTTTATTACCTGCAACTCCACCACATTTAGAAGAAGCCGTTGAAATTGATTTGAACCAACCAATGGCTGATATTCTTAAAAAATTATCACAATACCCAATCAAAACACGTTTGAAATTAAACGGAACTTTGATAGTAGCCCGTGATATTGCTCACGCCAAAATTAAAGAATTATTGGATGCTGGTAAGCCAATGCCGGAATACTTCAAGAATCATCCTGTATACTATGCTGGTCCAGCTAAAACACCAGAAGGAATGGCTTCAGGAAGTTTTGGCCCAACTACTGCTGGTCGTATGGATGTGTATGTAGATGAGTTCCAAAAAAATGGAGGAAGTATGGTTATGCTTGCCAAAGGAAATCGTACGAAAGAAGTTATGAATGCTTGTAAAACTTATGGTGGTTTCTATTTAGGTTCTATAGGTGGTCCTGCAGCAATTTTAGCAAAAGAAAATATTATTTCAGTTGAGGTTGTTGATTTTGAAGAATTAGGAATGGAAGCGGTTCGTAAAATTACTGTGAAAGATTTTCCTGCTTTTATTATCACAGATGATAAAGGAAATGATTTCTTTGAGAATTTGTAG